One Centropristis striata isolate RG_2023a ecotype Rhode Island chromosome 22, C.striata_1.0, whole genome shotgun sequence genomic window carries:
- the LOC131960702 gene encoding tripartite motif-containing protein 16-like: MAQKGVQLDRESFSCSICLDLLKDPVALSCGHNYCMKCINSHWDGEDQKPVYSCPQCRKNFPTRPKLEKNTMLADLVEQLKKTGLQAAPADHCYAGPEDVACDFCSGRKLKAFKSCLQCLASYCEQHLQPHYDVASFKKHKLVEPSEKLQENICSQHDEVMKMFCRTDRQSICYLCSVDQHKGHDTVSAAAERSERQKELEVSRLNIQQRIQDREKDVKLLQQELEAINLSADKAVEDSEKMFTELIRLMQERSSEVKRQVRSQQETKVSGVKEVEEKLQQEIRELKRKDAELKKLSNTEDHNQFLHSYPSLSALSPSTSSIQIRPRRRFDHVTAAVSRVRDELQDVLRDKWTDVSLTEVNVLLPAAEPKTRAEFLQYSREITLDPNTVNEWLVLSEGNRKVTVMRKQLYPDHPDRFTDQWQVLSRESLTGRCYWEVEWSGTGGVIVAVSYKNISRAGGSGDCEFGSNNKSWALDCSVFGYTFWHNNVQTPVSGPWSSRVGVFLDHRAGILSFYSVSETMTLLHRVQTTFTQPLHAGVRIYVYGGSAEFCKLK, encoded by the coding sequence atggcgcAGAAAGGAGTTCAGCTGGACCGGGAGAGTTTCTCTTGTTCgatctgtctggatctactgaaggatccgGTGGCTCTTTCCTGTGGACACAACTACTGCATGAAGTGTATTAACAGCCACTGGGATGGAGAGGATCAGAAACCGGTCTACAGCTGCCCTCAGTGCAGGAAGAACTTCCCAACGAGGCCCAAACTggagaaaaacaccatgttagcagATTTAGTGGAGCAGCTGAAGAAGACTGGACTCCAAGCTGCTCCTGCTGACCACTGCTATGCTGGACCTGAAGATGTGGCCTGTGATTTCTGCAGCgggagaaaactgaaagcctTCAAGTCCTGTCTGCAGTGTCTGGCCTCGTACTGTGAGCAACACCTCCAGCCTCATTATGATGTGGCTTCATTTAagaaacacaagctggtggagccctccgagaagctgcaggagaacatctgctctcagcacgatgaggtgatgaagatgttctGCCGGACCGATCGGCAGtctatctgttatctctgctctgtggaccaacataaaggccacgacacggtctcagctgcagcagaaaggagcgagaggcagaaagagctggaggtgagtcgactcaacatccagcagagaatccaggacagagagaaagatgtgaagctgcttcaacaggagctggaggccatcaatctctctgctgataaagcagtggaggacagtgagaagATGTTCACTGAGCTGATCCGTCTCATGCAGGAAAGAAGCTCTGAGGTGAAGCGgcaggtcagatcccagcaggaaaCTAAAGTGAGTGGAgtcaaagaggtggaggagaagctgcagcaggagatcagagagctgaagaggaaagacgctgaactgaagaagctctcaaacacagaggaccacaaccagtttctccacagctacccctcactgtcagcactcagCCCGTCTACATCCAGCATCCAGATCCGTCCTCGCCGCCGCTTTGACCACGTGACAGCGGCCGTGTCACGAGTCAGAGACGAACTGCAGGACGTCCTGAGAGACAAATGGACAGACGTCTCACTGACTGAAGTGAATGTTTTACTGCCGGCAGCAGAGCCAAAGACCAGAGCTGAGTTCTTACAGTATTCACGAGAAATCActctggatccaaacacagTAAACGAATGGCTGGTATTATCTGAAGGAAACAGGAAAGTTACAGTAATGAGAAAACAGCTTTATCCTGATCATCCAGACAGATTCACTGATCAGTGGCAGGTCCTgagtagagagagtctgactggacgttgttactgggaggtggagtggagCGGGACAGGAGGAGTTATTGTAGCAGTCTCATACAAGAACATCAGCAGAGCAGGGGGGTCAGGTGACTGTGAGTTTGGATCTAATAACAAATCTTGGGCGTTAGATTGTAGCGTGTTCGGTTATACCTTTTGGCACAACAACGTCCAAACTCCCGTCTCAGGTCCTTGGTCCTCCAGAGTGGGAGTGTtcctggatcacagagcaggtattctgtccttttacagcgtctctgaaaccatgaccctcctccacagagtccagaccacgttCACTCAGCCGCTCCACGCTGGAGTTCGTATTTATGTTTATGGAGGCTctgctgagttctgtaaacTCAAATAA